Sequence from the Saccopteryx bilineata isolate mSacBil1 chromosome 6, mSacBil1_pri_phased_curated, whole genome shotgun sequence genome:
tgtaatacatgGTGGCTATAGTGGAGACCCAGCGGAGGACAGTCATGAATTAGGATCACTTCAGAGGCCATAGTTGGAATACTCAGGTTCCTTTTGTAGTACTGGTTTCTCTGTGACATACGTCACACAAGGTCATGTGGGAGGATGGGGGCGggcaatatctttttatttttagtggcttggttatcatttcctttttttctgaaagtATGTTCCATACAGCTGTCAGTCCTGAACCCTCCATAACTAAATTCTTAAGCTGGTTTGTAAGtttcttttgtctctttcttaACAGGAGTTGCTGGAGAACCCCTGCCAGTGGATAGTGAGAAAGACATCTTTGACTACATCCAGTGGAAATACCGAGAACCTAAGGATCGAAGTGAATGAGGCACCCTTCCTCCCAGGCACAGCCCAACAAGAgtcttaatttatttcttaacCTTTGCTATGTAAGGGTCTTTGGTGTTTTTAAATGAGTGTTTCTTCTTCATGCACTGTAGTCAATAAAACCTCTTATACTATTATCAGATGATCTTGTTCtgcttttattagaaaatatgtttaaatttacAGTTTTGATCACATTTTACTAAGAGTTAACTAGAGAGACTTtacattttttctgaagttgaaaacgaggaggcagtcagactcccgcatgcgcctgactgggatccacctggcacgcccaccagggggcgatgctctgttgcaaccagagccattctagcgcctgaggcagaggccacagagccatcctcagcgcccaggccaactttgctccaatggagccttggctgcgggaggggaagagagagacagagaggaaggagagggggaggggtggagaagcagatgggtgcttctcctgtgtgccctggctgggaatcaaacccgggacccctgcacgccaggccgacgctctaccactgagccaaccggccagggccaactagaGAAACTTTAGAGATGAGAGAATATCAGATCTttaacagaaatttttattttctcattttctgccCTGACGCTGTAAACCAACATCACCCCTCACTTGCTTTCCTCCTTTTTACTTACTGCAAATTAGTCAATTAAGATaacacataggccctggccggttggctcagcggtagagcgttggcctagcatgcagaggacccgggtttgattcccggccagggcacacaggagaagcgcccatctgcttctccacccctccgccgcactttcctctctgtctctctcttcccctcccgcagccgaggctccattggagcaaagatggcccgggcgctggggatggctctgtggcctctgcctcaggcgctagagtggctctggtcgcaatatggcgacgcccaggatgggcagagcattgccccctggtgggcagagcgtcgcccctggtgggcgtgccgggtggatcccggtcgggcgcatgcgggagtctgtctgactgtctctccccgtttccagcttcagaaaaaaaaaaaaattaaaaaaaaaaaaaagataacacatgAACTATCCTCTGGAGGAtggcttaatattttttaagggcTGGGGATcttcataaatttaatttttttctttggttggcCCAAATTTGATTTTGTAATATATACTTACAACTTATATAGAACAGGTGTGTGGCTTACCGCTTAAATGAAATCTAGCAACTGGTTGTAATCCGTCAGCAGGAGCTTCCCTACGCAAAACCCTTCCAACTAGACAAACTAGGGCCCCTTAAATGTCAAACaaaaatttcacttttttcctaatttttctccaaggtaatttttaagtttaaacgGTAAAATTCTATAACTAAAAAACACTCCTTGAAAGCCCTAgctttgaaatataaaaagtatgtaaatataaaaagttatcaAGTGATAAGTAAAACTATTGAAAACAAACTacataaaaatgctttgtagcctgaccaggcagtggcgcagtggatagagcgtcggactgggatgcggaagacccaggttcgagaccctgaggtcaccagcttgagcgcgggctcatctggtttgagcaaaagctcaccagcttgaaaccaaggtcgctggctccagcaaggggttacttggtctgctgaaggcccgcggtcaaggcacatatgagaaagcaatcaatgaacaactaaggtgttgcaacgcacaatgaaaaactaatgattgatgcttctcatctctctccattcctgcctgtccctgtctatccctctttctgactcactctctgtctctgtaaaaaaaaaaaaaaatgctttgtaaattgCAAAGGACTTTATAAACATAAGACAATACTACCTTTTgaatcttatttctttattaactaaattattttatagtgAAATGGCATTTACCTtccaagaaatgaaagaaaataaacaataggGTTTTAAGGAAAAATAGTATTTGCTGTGATAATTTTCGCAGGTGAACCATAGATACTATCTCTTTTCCCCCCATCTATTGTCAGTAACTAGAACTTCACCagaaatttttaagatttatttcaaCTAATTGAAACACaagatcaaaattaattttttttttgttacagaattCCATCACTTTTTTGGAGAAATTGACAAAAGCCAAAGCTAGTTTCCATTCATCACAAGGCAGCGTCTCGCAGTTTCTAACCCAGTCTGTTTCGATTACTGCAAGATTTCTTTGTAAGATATATTTGTATGGAAagacttaaaaattaatatgccATTTCTGCTTGAATCCAATGAGTCACctttattttggaatatttacAGCTTCTTAGATCCCTTTGGCTTACTCTTAACCACGCATGTTGTTGGTTGTCGGTCCCTTGACTTGCCGGGAACAGCCCAGGACCACAACCAGCGCAGGAGGATTTCTGGAGCCTGAGCAGTATCTCTCTGCCCTCTCCTAAAGCAGACCTGTCCCTCCAATAGGACTGGTTTTCACATTTCAGTCCAAAAGTGAAGAGCACAGCAAAAGTCCAGGTCCATGGTCGAAAGTTCTAAGAcagctttctccctcttcctgtaaCAAGGTTTCCACGGGCTTTAGCAGGAAATGGGGAAGATTGCTCCTAGGACAAGGGCATGGGATATAGAACTAACGTCCGCAACCTAAGAGCGGGAGCGGTATGCAAGTCTCCTGGAGTTCCATCTTAAtgctaaaagcaataaaaaaatggaaattttagctCTACCtaacaattttttatataaagtgaaaatatttgtCAAAGAAAGGTGGGATTTCCAGTCTTGACAAATGACGTAGAATCAGTCATGAGTGTTTTATTAAATGGAACTTAAACTGACACAGAGAGACCATTATTATAAAGGGGCCAGTTACCCTGAAGACACCAGTTCATCACCTACAAACTTCCTAGCTGTTTTATATCCAAGATTGGAATTTGACACTACAATTTAAAAAGTCTCTTAGTGAAGTTTGTCTCAGAATGAAAAAGCACCTTTGTTCATCTCTATTTTGTATTCTGGGGATCTAAAAAGGGAAACTGCTATCTGTTAAATTATAGACTGTGAAAAGATGTGTATATAAAATTCAATGAAACAATGAAAGGTTTTCTTGCCCACCAGTCCATAATTATGGCTCTTCCTCTGTCCTCTTGGCCTTATGCTACTTCCTACCTGATTTCCGTAGCTACCGATGAAGAGATTAGAAACAGGACATGCTCCTTGTATGTTTCTGGGGTCAAGTTCCAGCCTATCCTTAAgatgtttcttctttaaaaaagtacTCAGAATGCTGCTTTTACCCTTAGTGCCTTGTGATTTCTTAATATTTGCTTCCTTTTGGGTTTGTTTTCCTGAATTAGATGCTCATTTGTTCCTTTTGTATCTGTGTCATCGTGGGCATCAATCTGCCTTTCCATTATTTGGGTTGCCTCTTCCATTGTAGTACAAACATCTAAGGGACAACCAGGTAAGAGTTATTAACATCAA
This genomic interval carries:
- the DKK4 gene encoding LOW QUALITY PROTEIN: dickkopf-related protein 4 (The sequence of the model RefSeq protein was modified relative to this genomic sequence to represent the inferred CDS: inserted 3 bases in 2 codons; deleted 1 base in 1 codon; substituted 1 base at 1 genomic stop codon) — translated: MTHRSSHPKNEKTWAPRGGSQCLSDSDCSTRKFCIKPQDEKPFCATCCGLQRKCPCNAMCCPGTLCMSNVCTTMEEATQIMERQIDAHDDTDTKGTNEHLIQENKPKRKXNIKKSQGTKGKKGESCLRTFDHGPGLCCALHFWTEMXKPVLLEGQVCFRRGQRDTAQAPEILLRXGCGPGLFPASQGTDNQQHAWLRVSQRDLRSCKYSKIKVTHWIQAEMAY